A single window of Taeniopygia guttata chromosome 1, bTaeGut7.mat, whole genome shotgun sequence DNA harbors:
- the CCDC122 gene encoding coiled-coil domain-containing protein 122 translates to MAEQNSPSLAEVVKRVAEQQQSQVSNIEKSKSVLFQLQAKCQELENEMNSILLETKTTEREIHLQDDAIEVTKYRCENLEVQVRALYSENLKLRCEAETVQEEFEMILARNNEYRGKIKDHKHLFWEMESKLPVMIELAKKKAVVEELKAKKEELICDLQNPEGSVIKQVQEEITLLKSEITTLKDLINKKRDLLEEEKKKHAKLRKEIEVQNKRYDAILKRLHCQLNKVQSNKRQWHWNIQQLEKKAAELRKCLGVAELQNIM, encoded by the exons ATGGCCGAGCAAAATTCCCCATCACTAGCTGAAGTTGTAAAACGAgttgcagagcagcagcagtcacAGGTGTCAAACATAGAAAAAAGTAAATCAGTTCTTTTCCAATTGCAG gCAAAGTGCCAGGAACTAGAAAATGAAATGAATTCTATTCTGTTAGAAACAAAGACAACAGAAAGGGAAATACATCTGCAAGATGATGCTATAGAAGTGACAAAATATCGCTGTGAAAATCTGGAGGTCCAAGTCAGAGCTCTGTattctgaaaatttaaaattgagGTGTGAGGCAGAAACAGTACAAGAGGAGTTTGAGATGATACTTGCAAGAAATAATGAATATCGGGGAAAAATAAAGGATCATAAACATCTTTTTTGGGAGATGGAAAGTAAATTGCCAGTTATGATTGAACTTGCTAAAAAGAAAGCAGTTGTAGAAGAATTAAaggcaaagaaagaagaattaatATGTGATCTCCAGAATCCAGAAGGATCTGTTATAAAACAAGTGCAG GAAGAAATCAcacttttaaaaagtgaaatcaCAACACTGAAAGATTTAATCAATAAAAAAAGAGATCTgctggaagaagagaagaaaaagcatgCTAAGCTTAGAAAGGAAATTGAG gTACAGAATAAGAGATATGATGCTATATTAAAACGTTTGCATTGCCAACTGAACAAAGTCCAGTCAAATAAAAGACAATGGCACTGGAACATTCAGCAGTTGGAGAAGAAGGCTGCAGAACTAAGAAAGTGTCTTGGAGTAGCAGAGTTACAAAACATAATGTAA
- the LACC1 gene encoding purine nucleoside phosphorylase LACC1 → MVEAVLIDMFSLPANLLNNIHGLLHNTLEAIEKCSSIHTPFVYVMCCQRQGSERKGEQEFLLPALRGFQSLKRGLEVVCAQTTAAALYTVKQRLDEKDLSIIKVILPTLRKDLMKVYIDHLFTAVYQFEFEDLQVVPDSESLQISEHQHGGQMLPSQDVELIQSEIQMYLESLPSLKGELTILRSSLIPDDIFLHGFTTRTGGISYIPTLSSCNLFSSSKRRDPQVVVKENLRRLANAAGFNPEAFHRVKVDHANAVCIVGKTEPDNYDGIVTNQKGVTLAAPGADCIPVLFADPVRRACGAAHSGWKGTLLGVSMATVNAMVSEYGCNMKDILVVLGPSVGPCCYKLPHESAKEFHRIDPKCVRLFDSASPYIDIRRATRILLERGGILPENIQDDSITDQKQNITFCTACHPDKFYSHFRDGTNFGTQIGFISIKD, encoded by the exons ATGGTGGAAGCCGTACTGATAGATATGTTCAGCCTCCCAGCCAACCTGCTGAACAACATCCACGGATTACTACACAACACTCTGGAAGCTATTGAGAAATGCTCTTCCATCCATACTCCGTTTGTTTATGTCATGTGTTGCCAGAGGCAGGGGAGTGAAAGGAAAGGTGAACAAGAGTTCTTGCTTCCAGCTCTGCGAGGTTTCCAGAGTCTAAAGAGAGGACTGGAGGTGGTATGTGCTCAGACTACAGCTGCTGCCTTATACACCGTGAAACAGAGACTGGATGAAAAAGACCTGAGCATCATTAAAGTTATTCTCCCTACCTTAAGAAAAGACTTAATGAAAGTGTATATAGACCATCTCTTTACAGCAGTCTACCAGTTTGAATTTGAGGATTTACAGGTTGTACCTGACAGTGAAAGCCTGCAAATATCAGAACATCAGCATGGAGGGCAAATGCTTCCTTCACAGGATGTGGAACTCATCCAAAGTGAGATTCAGATGTACTTGGAAAGCCTGCCAAGCCTGAAAGGGGAGCTCACCATCCTCAGATCTTCCCTGATCCCAG ATGATATTTTCTTACATGGGTTCACCACAAGGACAGGTGGGATCTCCTACATACCGACTCTAAGTTCCTGCAATCTCTTCAGCAGCTCCAAGCGGAGGGACCCACAAGTTGTTGTTAAAGAAAATCTCCGCCGGCTAGCTAATGCTGCAGGATTTAACCCAGAGGCTTTTCACAGAGTCAAG GTTGATCACGCTAATGCTGTGTGTATTGTGGGAAAGACAGAGCCTGACAACTATGATGGAATAGTTACGAATCAGAAGGGTGTCACgctggcagctccaggtgctgaCTGCATACCCGTGCTGTTTGCTGATCCTGTCAGAAGagcctgtggtgctgctcaTTCTG GATGGAAGGGCACATTGTTAGGAGTGTCTATGGCCACAGTGAATGCTATGGTATCCGAATATGGCTGTAACATGAAGGATATCCTTGTGGTGCTGGGCCCATCTGTGGGACCTTGCTGCTATAAACTTCCTCATGAATCAGCAAAAGAATTCCACAGAATTGATCCAAAGTGTGTGAGACTATTTGACTCTGCAAGTCCTTATATTGATATCAGAAGAGCAACGAG gattctTCTTGAGAGAGGTGGGATTCTTCCTGAGAATATCCAAGATGATTCTATCACAGACCAGAAGCAAAACATCACTTTCTGTACTGCATGCCACCCTGATAAATTTTACTCTCACTTTCGTGATGGCACTAACTTTGGGACACAGATTGGCTTCATATCAATCAAAGACTGA